A region of the Pseudomonadota bacterium genome:
CGCATTTGGAATTCACATGATCTCCACGTAGATAAATCAACATCAATTCCCCCTTAACAAAGGGGGCAAGGGGGTTGTTTAGTTCGCAGACTCCAATGCCCATAGTCGTTTCATATCATACAGTATCCTACATTCTTGATATAACCTCCAATTTCGGGTTGCACAATATTTTTATTACAACCCCCTTGATCCCCCTTTTTTAAGGGGGAATCTGTCAGGGTAACCGCATTTGGATTTTTTATACACTCTGTTTTGATTAATTTACTGTTTATTGAGAAAATAGAAAGCACAATCAACACCTTTTGTCATTCCTGCGAAGGCAGGACACGCAGTGAAGCATTAGCGCTATCCAGTAATTACATTGGGTTTTTGATACCGGATCAAGTCCAGCATGACGGTTTAAGTTGTTTGTACATAACCATTATTTCTAAATGCGGTTACCCTGTCTTTTTAACAAAAATTATCTTTCCATCATCCGGAGCATAAAAGTCTACAAGATATGCATCTTCAATATATCCCGCTTTATGATAAAAAGCGCGGGTTGGTTCATATTGAGCTCTTGAGGATGTTTCGGCATAAATTCTTGTTCCACCCATTTCCCTTATAATATTCTCAGTCATTTTATTAAGAAATTTTCCAATTCCACAGCCCTGGAAGCCTTTTGCTATAACGATCCAGTAAAGATCAAAGCTTGATTGAGTTCCGGCAACAGGACCATAGCAGGTATAGCCGATAAGCTCATTGTTTTCTTCTGCGAAAACGAAATAATATCCGCTTTGAATGTCTTTTGAAAGTCTTTCCTTAACCAGTTCGGTGGCAATTTCAACTTCGCTTTCTGAAAAAAATCCGGTTGCTTTAACTATTGCGCTAACTTTTTCAGGATCATCTTTTAAAGGGATTTCACGAATTGTCAAATTACCAAGATCAGATGATGATTTTACAGCCATAATAAATTTATACTCTCCATGTAGTAAAATAATCAGATATCTTCAATTATTCTTTTGACAATATCCGTGTATCCGAGACCTGTAAAACCTGATGCCGCCACAAATCCGCCATCGGGGGAAAGGCAGGGATTGGCATTGATTTCCAGAACCCAGGGTCTGTTTGATTCATCGACTCTGAAATCTACCCTGGCATAGCCTTTCAGCCCGAAAAGATCCCAGCACTCCCTTGCTATACGTTTCATGGATTTAAGTATATCCGTGTCTTCATGGCCGAAATTAAAGGTTCTGTTTGTATGAAGATATTCAAACGAATCGGTTTTCCATTTTGCATTATAGTCTACTATTTTATACTTGTTATCCGGATAGTTTTTAAAAATAATTTCAGCCGGAGGAAGAACATCTACGCCCATTGGGCCGGAGAGCATGGAAATGTTAAATTCACGCCCTTTTATATATTCTTCGCAAAAACACTCACCATTGTTATGTTCTCTGAAAATTTCAAGCTTTGATATAAGTTCCGAAGCGCTTGTAGCAGATACTACTGAATCCTGTCCCATTCCTATTGATGCATGTTCCCAAACGGATTTGATTATATATCGACCTTCAACTTGGGCCTTTTTTTTTAATAAATCCAGGGTATAAGCTTTAGCAGTATTTATGCCGCAGGTTGCAAGATGTTTTTTCCCAAGCAGCTTGTTTGATGTCATGAACATGGCTTCAGTTTTAGAGCCTGTGTAGGGAAGTTTCATGAAATCAAGAAATGAAGGTGCAAGATGTATCAGGCTTCCGCATCCATTTACAGCTTCTACAAGATTAAATATAAAAGCAGGATTATGTTTTTTCAGGCTTATGTCAAGAGCTTCCATGTTAAAATCGAATACAAAAGAAAGCGGATCAAAGCCGAGTTCGGCAAGGGCTTTTGAAACAGCCTCAAGCTGTATAAGTACATCCTGTTCGTCTTCATTTGCATTGTCCGAAACACCGGCATGTAAAATACCGGCTTTTTGTTTTTTGGTATTATTTTTTGTTTCCATTCAATAACTAAAGTCCTATAGAAAATACCTTCATTTCCGGTTTGATTTGTTACTTTGCTTTAAAAACGGATACCTTTCTAATGCCGATTCCATTATTTCATAAATCAGTTCTTTATAGCCTGTTCCTGATAATCTGCAAAGGATAGGAAGATCGGAATGTATGGGATGAAGCCCTGCAAGAGGATTAACCTCTATAAAGTTCGGTATCCCCTTAGCATCCGATCTTATATCTATCCTTCCGGCGTCTTT
Encoded here:
- a CDS encoding GNAT family N-acetyltransferase produces the protein MAVKSSSDLGNLTIREIPLKDDPEKVSAIVKATGFFSESEVEIATELVKERLSKDIQSGYYFVFAEENNELIGYTCYGPVAGTQSSFDLYWIVIAKGFQGCGIGKFLNKMTENIIREMGGTRIYAETSSRAQYEPTRAFYHKAGYIEDAYLVDFYAPDDGKIIFVKKTG
- a CDS encoding ATP-grasp domain-containing protein, which produces METKNNTKKQKAGILHAGVSDNANEDEQDVLIQLEAVSKALAELGFDPLSFVFDFNMEALDISLKKHNPAFIFNLVEAVNGCGSLIHLAPSFLDFMKLPYTGSKTEAMFMTSNKLLGKKHLATCGINTAKAYTLDLLKKKAQVEGRYIIKSVWEHASIGMGQDSVVSATSASELISKLEIFREHNNGECFCEEYIKGREFNISMLSGPMGVDVLPPAEIIFKNYPDNKYKIVDYNAKWKTDSFEYLHTNRTFNFGHEDTDILKSMKRIARECWDLFGLKGYARVDFRVDESNRPWVLEINANPCLSPDGGFVAASGFTGLGYTDIVKRIIEDI